AATGTGATGACCGGGCTGTCGGGGCTGAACATGGTTTATGAGGCCGCGGGCATGCACGCCTCGCTGCTGGGCTTTTGCCATGAAAGCCTGATCCTCGGCGATGATCTGATCGGCCAGGCCCTGCGCTGCGTGCGCGGGATCGAGGTAAGTGATGAAACACTCGCGCTCGACGTGATGCGCGAGACCTGTCTGGGCGCGGATGGCACGGGCGGCGTCGGTCATTACCTCGGCGCGGACCAGACGCTCAGCCGGATGGAAAGCGACTATGTCTACCCCGCCTTCGGCTGCCGCATGTCGCCCAAGGAGTGGGTCGAGAAGGAAAAGCCTGACCTGATCGCGCAGGCGACTGCGCGTAAAGAGGCCATCCTGGCGGAGCCGTCACCTGCAGCGTTCAACCCGGAACTCGACCAGGCGCTACGCGCGCGGTTCAACATCCATCTGTCGGTCTGAGCGGAGCGCCGAAGGGCCTTCCCCGCGCGCGGCGCGCTTAGGCGCCGAGCGCGGCTGCGTCCCGGGCCAAGGCGGTGATGCCCTCCCAGTCGCCCGCCTGCATCTTCGCCTTCGGTGCGACCCACGATCCGCCCGCGCAGACCACGTTCGGCAGGCTCAGATAATCCATCGCATTGGACGCGCTGACACCGCCCGTGGGGCAGAATTTCACCTGCGGGATCGGCGCGCCGATGGCTTTCAGCGCCGCCGCACCGCCGGAGGCCTCGGCCGGGAAGAATTTCAGCATGGAATAGCCGCGCTCCAGCAGCGCCATCGCCTCGGACGCGGTCGCGGCGCCGGGCAGCAGCGGCAGACCTGCCTCGAGACAGGCATCGAGCAGCTTGTCGGTCGCGCCGGGCGAAACGCCGAACACCGCGCCTGCATCGACCGCATTGTGCACGTCCTGCGGCGTCAAAAGCGTCCCCGCCCCCACGACGCCGCCCTCGACTTTTGCCATCTCGGCGATGACCTCCAATGCGGCGGGCGTGCGCAGTGTAACCTCCAACGCCGGCAAGCCGCCTGCGACCAGAGCTTCGGCCAAGGGCTGGGCATCGGCCACATCATCGACGACCAGTACGGGCACGATGGGCGCCAATTGGCAAATCTCAATGGCCTTCTGGCTAGAGGCGTGCGGGGTCATGTTGGGTCGTCCTTCCTGTCTGGCCGGAACTGCCTCCGGCGGGAATATTTTTGAAGCAATGAAGCCTGCGGGGCAAGCTAGACCACTACTCCCGCCCCGGTATCGGCGGTGCCTGCGGTCTGACGGAAGATCGAGAACAGCTCGCGCCCGATCCCGTGGCCATTGTCGCTTAGGTCAGGCGTGGCTGGGGCGCGGGCAGAGACATCGGGTGTCAGCACCTCGAGCGTGCCCTGCACCGCGTCGAGCCGCACCAGATCGCCGTCGCGCAGCTTGCCTATCAGGCCGCCATCGACCGCTTCGGGGCTGACATGGATCGCGGCGGGCACCTTGCCCGATGCGCCGGACATGCGGCCATCGGTGACCAGCGCGACCTTGAGACCCTTGTCCTGCAGATTGGCGAGCGGCGGGGTCAGGCC
The nucleotide sequence above comes from Litoreibacter ponti. Encoded proteins:
- a CDS encoding bifunctional 4-hydroxy-2-oxoglutarate aldolase/2-dehydro-3-deoxy-phosphogluconate aldolase; the protein is MTPHASSQKAIEICQLAPIVPVLVVDDVADAQPLAEALVAGGLPALEVTLRTPAALEVIAEMAKVEGGVVGAGTLLTPQDVHNAVDAGAVFGVSPGATDKLLDACLEAGLPLLPGAATASEAMALLERGYSMLKFFPAEASGGAAALKAIGAPIPQVKFCPTGGVSASNAMDYLSLPNVVCAGGSWVAPKAKMQAGDWEGITALARDAAALGA